A stretch of DNA from Synechococcus sp. JA-3-3Ab:
AGCTGGGGGCTGCCCCAGGAAGCCTTTAGGGAAAGTGCAACTGTCGGCTAATCCGCACCATAGGCCCCAGGCCCAATCGGGTCGGGTTGAGCGCCTGCATCTCAAACAGGGCCAGAATGTGGCGTACCTGCAGCTCTGGCCGGTTGGAATTTACCCCCATCGCCACCACCAGGCCACAATAGCCGCCCGTCTCGCGGCAACGCCGCTCCCAGCGCCTGCGAGCTTTGGCGTGCACGGGATCGTCCTCGGGAAACTCTGCAAACAGGTGCAGGTCGCGGTTGCCCGTTTGGACAATTTCCAAGTCGTAGCGGCTGCCGGCAAAGGGATCCACCCCTGTGTTAAAACAAACACCCTGGGGCCCCCCTTCGCCGCGCAGGTTTTCGATCAATTGCTTGGCCTTGGGGCGGGAGGTGCGCACGATCACCACCGGCAGCCCTTCACCCCTTGGCACCAGCTTACTCTGGGGGAGAGGATGCCATTGCCCTGTGCGGCGCAGCGCCTCTACGGTGGCCCAGGGCAGCACGCCCAGGCTAAGCTGCGCACCCTCAGGCACCAGATCATCTCGCAGCAGGGTTTGGGTGTGCTCTTCTTCGTCTCCTTCTAGCTCCAGAAGTTCTACAGCCAAGTCGGGCAAGGTGCGCACTTGCACCGAGAGGGTTTCCCCTGGGGCCTGGGGGTTGGGAATGCGATACCGCCCCTGACAGGGTTGGAAATCCTCTTCCAGCTTGCGGCGGTACTGCTTCAAAAAACGATGCAAGGCCTCCAAAGCCACCGCCACAGCCGCCGCCTCATCTTCCTGCAAAACAACGCGCAGGCCCTCGAGAGGGTGGATGGTGCCGAAGTTCGGCTCGATTTCTTCGGGATCCAGATCGGCCAAGTCCAGGTCTGATAGCTCGTTGAGTTCGGGATTGCGAGCTTGAAAGGTGAGATAGAGACAATCTTGCCTGAGGAAGGCTTCCTCCATCTCCTCGGAAGTCTCTGGTTGGCCCGCGTCCTGGCGAAACCGTTTGAGGGAGTGCAGCGAGCGATAAAAAAGAACCCCGTACTCCATCCCCAGCCGCCCCATGACCGAGACGTAGAGGGTTTCAATATCCCAGCGATTTAGCTCGATCGCCAAGATTTGGTGATCCTCTAGATAGTCCCAGGGGGCATCTTGCCAGAGGGTGAGGGCTTTGCCGGCCAGCAGCTTCGCGTAGTTCTCCGGCAGCGGCGGCGGGATCCCCTCACTGGCCTCTGCAAAGCTCTGCAGGATCTCGTCGATTAGCGGCAATTCCGGCTGGCATTCCACTTTGATGTCCAGCTCGTGCAAAATGCCGCGCAGGAAAAACTGCACCTCCCGATCCCGCACGACGACCTTTTGCGGACGAGCCGGCAAGGCAGCATTGGGCCGCTCCATAGCCATGATCAAGGTTCGCACCATCGGCTCCAAGCCGGAGCCAGCAGGCACCACCTCCATGGCCCGCACCACGCCCTGAACGCCATCCACCCATAAAATGCACTCCCCCTCAGCCAAGCCGGCGGAGATCTGGGATCCCAGGGCTAGCGAACCTGGTAGGCGGTGGCAATCCCCTTCCCATACCGAGGACACCTGGGGCAGCTTTTGCAATCGACGAACTGTAGCGGCTGGCAGACCCGACATAGACATCTAGAGCAAACAAAGGAACAAATTGGCAGATACCCTGCGCGGGGATCTGAGGGGGTGAGGATGAAGGATCCCCCTGAAGTCAATCTAACCAAACTGCCAGAGTCAAAGCTGAGTGACTGAGCCGCCTGCCAAGCTGATGGTCAGACTCGAACTGACGACCGCTCGATTACAAGTCGAGTGCTCTACCAACTGAGCTACATCAGCAATTTAGCTCTACCGATTCTAGCATTCTCTCTTGGGAAGTTGTCCCCCAGCCGCTGGCTTGCTTCGGGGGGCAAGAGGCGGGGGATGCTTTCTTGACCCAGAGGCCCACCCCCCTCCCAGAGGGAGAGGGGAAGGGAGCTTAGCCTCAACTTGGCAGGACGGCTACTGCTGCTCCGCTGCCGGTTGGGCAATGGGGGCCAAGTAGATCACCAAGGCTCCTGCGAGAAAGCCCAGGATGTTGCGCACCAGCGGGAGCCAATCCTGGGTGCGGGTGATCACCGGGCCGATGCCGAAGGCCCCAAACAAAATGAACCACAAGGGAGAGATAAGCAAAGCCCAACGCCAGTTAAACAGCTCCTCCGCGTGGCGGGGTTTGCCGGCAAACCCGAAGACGATCCCGCCCAAGATAGAGGTGAGCAGCGTCAGGATCCACTGCTCCTGCGGCAGTCCGGGCACCACACGGCAGCCCCCTTGGTGAAAACAGCGATCCAAAACGTCAACGGTTTCCAAAATGGCGCGCTGAGTGCCGTGCTCTCGCACGTAGAACTGGTTGCCGAAGCGAGATTGCAGCTCAATCCAAAAGGTACGCGGCAGGATCTCCCGCACCGCGTCTCCCACGTTAAAGGCCAGCAAGTTGCCTCCCCTGGGATCGGCCACCATCAAAACGCTGCGCTCGTTCAGGCCCCAGTACTCTTTCACTTGGCGGCCTGGGGTTTGGTCAAACTGGGTCAGCACCCGCAGCTTCCAGCCCGTTTCTTCCTCCAACCGGTTCAGATGCTCGGCCAGTTGTGCTTCCTGATTGCTGGTCAACTGATCCGCCAAATCCAAAACCGGCACCGGCGGCTGCGGCAACTCCATCTCCACCACTGGCAAAGCAGGCTGGGCCCAGAGCGGGGATCCCCCACCTAGCCAAATCCACAGCCCCAGGCAAAAGCTTGCCCCGACGCGCAGTATCCGTTGCCATCCGATGCTCATGCTGGTTCCTCTCTTGGCTGTGATGACGAGATACTGAGAACTGGTGTTAAGAAGTATTTCAAGTTCTTACAGATCCATCATGCATCGGGACAAATCGTTTGGCCAGAGGGATCCCTTTTTCTGGGTTTTCTGAGTGGCCCCCGAAAAAGTTGGCAACAGGAACAGGCTCGTGACGCAGCGTGCTGATTTTCTGGTCAATTGCCCATCCAGAGGGCATACTGGTGGCAACAATTTTGGATCCCGAGGGCGTGCATGATGAACTTCAGACGCTGGTTGGGTCTCTGCTGCGCTGGCCTGATGGCACTGCTGCTGACGGCCTGCGGCAAGGGATCCACCCCCTACGACAGCATCGTGGTCAACTTTGTCAACACGGCCACTCCCACTGAGATCGCTGCTCTTGCCAAAGCCTACAATTTGCCGCTGCGACCCAGCAGCAACAGCGCTTTTGCCCGCCAGGAGGCTATCTACCTGTTCGATGTGGATGCGGAACATCCAGGAGCCACACGGCGGCTCATCAAACGGCTCTCGCGGGAAGCCCTGGTCGAGTATGCCCACCCCAATTACCAATTTCAGGCGGCTTTTGTGCCCGACGATCCCCTCTATCCCCAGCAATGGAACCTGCGAGCCATCCGCATGCCGGAAGCCTGGGACATTTCCCAGGGAGAAGGGGTGACGGTAGCCGTGGTGGACACCGGGGTGACGCGGGTGCCGGATCTGGCCCAAACGCAATTTGTGCAGGGCTACGACTTCGTGGACGACGATGAGGATCCCACCGACCTCAACGGCCATGGCACTCATGTGGCCGGCACCATCGCCCAATCCACCAACAACACCCTAGGCGTGGCCGGGGTTGCCTTCAAGGCCAAGATCATGCCGGTGCGGGTGCTGGATGCCAATGGTTTTGGATCCCTGTCAGACGTGGTGGAAGGGATCCGCTATGCTGCCGACCACGGCGCCACGATCATCAACCTCAGCCTGGGTAGCCGCGCTTCGGCCCGACTGATGGAGGAGGCCGTAGCCTATGCCCACAGCAAAGGGGTGACGATCATCGCCGCCGCCGGCAACGAAAACTCAAGCCAGGTGAGCTACCCGGCCCGCTACCCGCATGTCATCGCCGTCTCGGCCACCGGGCCCGATGGCAGCAAAGCCCCCTACTCCAACTATGGGGTTGGGGTAGATATCGCCGCTCCCGGCGGGGCCAAGACTCCCGAGCATCCTGAGCACGGCATTCTGCAGCAGACCATCAACCGACGCAACCCCAACGAGCCGGTCTTTGCCTACTTCCAAGGCACCAGCATGGCCACTCCCCACGTGGCCGGCGTAGCAGCGCTGATCCAGGCTCAGGGCATCAAAGATCCGGACAAGGTGGAAGAGGTGCTGAAGATGTCGGCCACCCCGGTGCCCGGCGACAAGCAGAACTTCTACGGCGCCGGTCGTCTGGATGCTGCCAAGGCGCTGGCCAGGGCCACCGGTCAGCAAGAGGAGAACCCCCTGCTGCTGTGGCTGAAGGACTTCCTGCAATACCTGAACAACAACGGCTACCTCAACCCTCGCTTCTGGTTTGACGGCGGCCCGATTGCCCTGGTGCCCAAGCTGCTGATGGTGGTGGGCGGCTACATCATCCTGGTGCTGATCCGCTGGTGGCTGGCTCCCAAGCCCATGCTGGCAACGGCGCCCCTCCTGGGAGGGATCCTGCTGGGCAGCGCCGGCCTCTTCCCGCTGCAGGGCCTGGCCATTGTGGGTGCCCCTCGCTGGCCCTTCCAATTGGCGGGGAGCTCCCTGCCGGAGCTGGGCACGGCCTTAGCCCAGACCAATGCCTTGAACCCCTTGTTTGCCAGCGTGTTGATCCCAGGGCTGTTGATGGTGCTGCTCCTGGGACATCGGCGCTGGCGTTGGGCGGTTGTCGGCCTCTCCATCGGCATGGCCTCCCATCTGCTTCTAGCTGGATCCCTGTTCTATGAGGGGGTACTATGGCTTGGATCCTCTGCTTGGCTGGGGCGCTCCTTCTTGCTTCTCAATGGTTTGCTCTGCCTGGGCCTGGCCTATTTGGGGGCGCAAGCCATCCTGGATTCCCAGCCCAGCAGCACCGGTTTAGCGCTGAGGAAGTGATGCAAGAATACAGCGGTACCATCGAGTTCCTGGATATCGAAGGGGGGGTGTGGGTGCTGACGCTCCCTTCCGGCCAGCACTACGCCCTCTTCCGCGCCCCCAAAGAGCTCTTACAAGAGGGGTTGGAAGTCACCATCCAGGGACAGCTCAAAGAAGATATGGTGACGGTGGCTCAGGTGGGGCCGGTCTTGGAGGTGAAGAGCTTCCGGACGCAGCCCTAGCTAACCCGATAAACAGCCTGGGATCCCCGCCTGGGGATCCCGATTTTTTTAGAGAGCTTGCTGCGGCTGCAAGGCAGCACCCGCCTTGATTGAAAGCTTGACTAAAACTCGAACCGTTGCATCCCTGCCGTTACCGGATCGAAACCGGCGGGGAAGCAGGTGTTGTGGTTGTACTGGGCTCCGCTTAAATTGGCTCCCTCCAAACAGGCTCCCTCCAGGTCGGCATAGCGCAGATCGGCACAGCGCAAGTCGGCATTGGCCAGATTGCTGCCGCGCAGGTTGGCATAGCGCAGGTTGGCCCCATGCAAGTCAGACCCGCGCAGGTCGGCCCGGCGCAGATCGACCCCCCGCAAGAAGGCGTACTCCAGACAAGATTGGGGAAAGTGACGCTCTCCTTGCCGGTAACGGCTGAGCAGCTCTGAGGCCCCCCGCAGCCCACATTGGGCAATGGTTTGAGTCATAATGCTTCTCCCAACTCAGACCCGATCCTTATATCTCCATCATCTCTACCCTTATTGGCCTGAATGGGTTTTGATCAAAGTTGCTTAACAAATAATTTTGGTTTTTTGGCAAGTTGTTCCCCCCAAGTCTTGCCTACAAGATCTATCCTCAGAGATAGCGGAAACTGCTCCAAACTTAGCTTTGCCAAGTAATATTTCTTAATTCTTTGTTGTGAAGGATGCTGAACAATTGGTCTTGTCTGCGGAGCCGCTCGCCCACTGCAAACTCTGCTAGGCATCTTGGTCCCAAGGGCTGGACATAATCAATCCAGCCGTCGCCTTCCCTTCTCTGCGGTTGGTCAAGCGCCCCATGGCTACAGCTTGCTAGGGCCCAGGGCCCGCTGTAAGCCACTTGCAGGAGTAGAGTCTAGTCGGCTCGAAACTGCGGAGCGAAGAAGTTCTTAATTTTTTTGTTCAAACTGTTCATCCTAGAGCACCATGCCGAAACGGAAGCGAATTGGGATCCTCACCAGCGGTGGCGATTGTGGCGGCCTCAACGCCGTCATCCGGGCGGTGGTGCGGCGGGCCCGCGACTATGACTATGGAGGTTTACGGCATCAAAAACGCGACCGCAGGTCTGATGGCGCGACCGGTGGAAGCGGAGCTGCTGGACGTGAAGCGGGTTTCGGGCATTTTGCGCTATGGCGGCACCATTCTGGGTACGGTGAACAGGGGCAACCCCTTCGCCTATCCCATGCCCGATGGCAGGTTGGTGGATCGCTCGGCAGAGGTGATCACGGGTTACCACCGGCTGGGGTTGGATGCGCTCATTGGGGTGGGGGGAGATGGCAGCCTGGCCATTCTCCGGCAGCTAGCTTTGCAGGGGGATTGGAACTTTGTCGGGATCCCTAAGACCATCGACAACGATGTCGGCGCCACCGAGTATTCCGTGGGATTCAATACGGCTCTGAGCGTGGCGGTGCAGGCTCTGGATCAGCTCACCTACACGGCCATCAGCCACAGCCGCGTCATGGTCATGGAGGTGATGGGGCGGGATGCCGGTCACATTGCCCTCAGCGCTGGCATCGCCGGGGGGGCGCATGTGATCCTGATCCCGGAGATCCCCTACAAGCTGGAAAACGTCTGCAAAAGAATCCTCGACCGCAAAGAGCGGGGCAACAATTTCAGCATTGTGGTGGTGGCGGAGGCTGTTCGCACCGAGTCGGGAGAGCCGGTGACCTACACCAACAGCCTGGGGCAGTCTCTCTACGGCGGTATTGGCTATTACATCGGCAACGAGATCGCGCTGCGCACCGGCATCGAGACGCGGGTGATGGTTTTGGGCCATCTGCAGCGGGGAGGCACCCCTTCTCCTTTGGATCGTCTGCTGGGGGCAGCTTTTGGGGTGGCGGCTGTGGACTTGATCGCCCAGGGCAAGTACGACCGCATGGTGGCCTGGCAAAATCGGCGCGTGGTGGATGTGCCCCTGGCAGAGGCCATCGCCCAGTACCGGCGGGTGGAGGTGGATGGGGCTTTGATCGCCACGGCTATCGGGCTGAATACCTATGTGGGCGAGGTGGATCCGCAGCTTTTGCGCAGGTTTTCCCCCTGATCAAGCTCTGCCACCACCGATTCACCCCAGTCAGGAGTCGGGCTCTTGTGCGGTCGAAAGGGCCTTGCCCTCCCATCGGCCGACAGAGCGGCAGAAGGTTCTGGAAGAACAGCGGGATCCCATGGCCCGGCGAGCCGTCCCCAGCTATCGGGATGCGGGGTCTAGGTGCCGAGAACGGCCTGCAGAGCCCCCACATCGCAGTAGTACACCTGGTGCGGGTGGGTATATCCCTTGAGCTGAACCGCCTGCTGCGCAAAGCAGGTAGCTGCCTGTCCCAGTTGTTGCGCCAAGCAGGTATAGGTGTCGTGGCTGATGGCCAAGTCGGCGTTGAGGGTGCGGGTAACACTCTCGAT
This window harbors:
- a CDS encoding DUF6930 domain-containing protein, with translation MSSVWEGDCHRLPGSLALGSQISAGLAEGECILWVDGVQGVVRAMEVVPAGSGLEPMVRTLIMAMERPNAALPARPQKVVVRDREVQFFLRGILHELDIKVECQPELPLIDEILQSFAEASEGIPPPLPENYAKLLAGKALTLWQDAPWDYLEDHQILAIELNRWDIETLYVSVMGRLGMEYGVLFYRSLHSLKRFRQDAGQPETSEEMEEAFLRQDCLYLTFQARNPELNELSDLDLADLDPEEIEPNFGTIHPLEGLRVVLQEDEAAAVAVALEALHRFLKQYRRKLEEDFQPCQGRYRIPNPQAPGETLSVQVRTLPDLAVELLELEGDEEEHTQTLLRDDLVPEGAQLSLGVLPWATVEALRRTGQWHPLPQSKLVPRGEGLPVVIVRTSRPKAKQLIENLRGEGGPQGVCFNTGVDPFAGSRYDLEIVQTGNRDLHLFAEFPEDDPVHAKARRRWERRCRETGGYCGLVVAMGVNSNRPELQVRHILALFEMQALNPTRLGLGPMVRISRQLHFP
- a CDS encoding TPM domain-containing protein, yielding MELPQPPVPVLDLADQLTSNQEAQLAEHLNRLEEETGWKLRVLTQFDQTPGRQVKEYWGLNERSVLMVADPRGGNLLAFNVGDAVREILPRTFWIELQSRFGNQFYVREHGTQRAILETVDVLDRCFHQGGCRVVPGLPQEQWILTLLTSILGGIVFGFAGKPRHAEELFNWRWALLISPLWFILFGAFGIGPVITRTQDWLPLVRNILGFLAGALVIYLAPIAQPAAEQQ
- a CDS encoding S8 family serine peptidase; this translates as MMNFRRWLGLCCAGLMALLLTACGKGSTPYDSIVVNFVNTATPTEIAALAKAYNLPLRPSSNSAFARQEAIYLFDVDAEHPGATRRLIKRLSREALVEYAHPNYQFQAAFVPDDPLYPQQWNLRAIRMPEAWDISQGEGVTVAVVDTGVTRVPDLAQTQFVQGYDFVDDDEDPTDLNGHGTHVAGTIAQSTNNTLGVAGVAFKAKIMPVRVLDANGFGSLSDVVEGIRYAADHGATIINLSLGSRASARLMEEAVAYAHSKGVTIIAAAGNENSSQVSYPARYPHVIAVSATGPDGSKAPYSNYGVGVDIAAPGGAKTPEHPEHGILQQTINRRNPNEPVFAYFQGTSMATPHVAGVAALIQAQGIKDPDKVEEVLKMSATPVPGDKQNFYGAGRLDAAKALARATGQQEENPLLLWLKDFLQYLNNNGYLNPRFWFDGGPIALVPKLLMVVGGYIILVLIRWWLAPKPMLATAPLLGGILLGSAGLFPLQGLAIVGAPRWPFQLAGSSLPELGTALAQTNALNPLFASVLIPGLLMVLLLGHRRWRWAVVGLSIGMASHLLLAGSLFYEGVLWLGSSAWLGRSFLLLNGLLCLGLAYLGAQAILDSQPSSTGLALRK
- a CDS encoding pentapeptide repeat-containing protein, translated to MTQTIAQCGLRGASELLSRYRQGERHFPQSCLEYAFLRGVDLRRADLRGSDLHGANLRYANLRGSNLANADLRCADLRYADLEGACLEGANLSGAQYNHNTCFPAGFDPVTAGMQRFEF